Proteins encoded within one genomic window of Streptomyces kaniharaensis:
- a CDS encoding EAL domain-containing protein has translation MSTTRRWQYEMLGFTAGMVTLIAVYYAYPDQRMIFVGIGLAGVAGIIRGIIRNRPAHPLPWVLLAAANLTFTAGEAAQIILIQYLHESNPFPSASDAFYLATYPLYAAGLLGFVKWRTARRDRASLIDALTLTVGLALLSWVYVIIPYAHLAELTWIQKAVAIAYPLGDILVLAMLLRLLAPHGGKSVSLALLTAGTIGLLTADVLYALIQLHGTWETGGPVELGWALFYVAWGAAALHPSMVTLTEPVRWRPDTALGRLGLLTLASLIAPGMLIIEAIRGNTKNAGVIGAFSAALFFLVLLRLSGVAATHRQAVRRERILREAVASLGAATSVTGVVEAVRPAVTRLLGDTARHDTVMILPRGDTLVAMPDGGGARPAPPEITGVVRALTDAGDSRLVSSTALGGELAGEPAEAPSVLVCPFALQDHQAGDTALGALNVTGDEQDLLVVQESVQTLAAQAGLAIERIELSREVTKRNSEAYFRTLVQNASDVILILDETDRIRYASPSADQVLGYPNMEQTLLTDLVPPQNSRAVVQSLAQMRQRNDRNRRETWQMVRVDHSTIEAEVRFSDLRQEATVGGLVLTLRDVTEQRALERELTHRAFHDSLTGMANRLLFQDRINHALAQSQREGTVVGVLFVDVDDFKVVNDIHGHAVGDELLVAVSLRLSTTVRASDTAARIGGDEFALLVEDSVTPADVETFADHVMGVFAEPFRLSVGQVSVYASVGIATTDDSFDAVELLAHADLALYEAKTAGKRQWRRYRPALQEGMAERHELQESLDQAPIETSFTVLYQPIVDLASGAAAGFEALVRWPHATRGVVLPEEFISLAEESGRIIPLGAWVLSEAVTETIRMQTLVQADTWATDRHSPYMSVNVSPRQFRDEGFVDRVRQVLDASQLPPSSLVLELTESVLMRHDDRVLADMRAITDLGVRIAIDDFGTGYSSLSYLRDFPISLLKIDKSFIDELGRSPQQYALVEGIVHLADTLGVKVIAEGIENQNQLELLLSMGCPLGQGFLFARPLAADRAESFVLAPNADHLGNWSRSASQ, from the coding sequence TTGAGCACCACCAGGCGCTGGCAGTACGAAATGCTGGGGTTCACCGCGGGGATGGTCACCCTGATCGCGGTCTACTACGCATACCCCGACCAGCGGATGATCTTCGTTGGAATCGGGCTGGCCGGAGTCGCCGGAATCATCAGAGGCATCATCCGCAACCGCCCCGCCCATCCGTTGCCCTGGGTGCTGCTGGCCGCGGCCAACCTGACGTTCACTGCGGGTGAGGCGGCACAGATCATCCTCATCCAGTACCTTCACGAGTCGAACCCGTTCCCCTCGGCGTCCGACGCCTTCTACCTGGCGACCTACCCCCTGTACGCGGCAGGCCTGTTGGGGTTCGTGAAGTGGCGTACGGCCAGACGTGACCGTGCCAGTCTCATCGACGCGCTGACCCTGACGGTCGGTTTGGCACTGCTCTCCTGGGTCTACGTGATCATTCCTTATGCCCACTTGGCCGAACTCACCTGGATCCAGAAGGCGGTGGCCATCGCCTATCCGCTCGGAGACATCCTGGTGCTGGCCATGCTGCTCCGACTGCTGGCTCCGCACGGTGGAAAGAGCGTCTCACTGGCGCTGCTCACCGCGGGCACCATCGGCCTTCTCACGGCCGACGTGCTGTACGCACTGATCCAGCTGCACGGAACCTGGGAGACGGGCGGACCGGTGGAGCTCGGCTGGGCCCTGTTCTACGTCGCCTGGGGAGCCGCGGCGCTGCATCCGTCCATGGTGACGCTGACCGAACCGGTCAGATGGCGTCCGGACACCGCGCTCGGCCGACTGGGCCTGCTCACCCTGGCATCGCTGATCGCACCGGGCATGCTGATCATCGAGGCGATCCGGGGGAACACCAAGAACGCCGGGGTCATCGGAGCGTTCTCCGCCGCCCTGTTCTTCCTTGTCCTGCTACGCCTCTCGGGCGTGGCGGCGACCCATCGTCAGGCGGTCCGCCGTGAGCGGATCCTGCGCGAGGCGGTGGCGTCGCTCGGTGCCGCCACCTCGGTCACGGGTGTGGTCGAGGCGGTGCGCCCGGCCGTCACAAGACTGCTCGGCGACACCGCACGCCACGACACCGTCATGATCCTCCCGCGGGGCGACACCCTGGTGGCGATGCCCGACGGCGGCGGGGCCAGACCGGCGCCACCGGAGATCACCGGCGTCGTGAGGGCGCTGACGGACGCCGGCGACAGCCGACTGGTGAGCAGCACCGCTCTCGGCGGCGAGCTCGCCGGGGAGCCCGCCGAAGCTCCGAGCGTCCTGGTCTGCCCGTTCGCGTTGCAGGACCACCAGGCCGGCGACACGGCCCTCGGGGCACTGAACGTCACCGGGGACGAGCAGGACCTCCTGGTCGTCCAGGAGAGCGTGCAGACGCTGGCCGCGCAGGCGGGCCTGGCGATCGAACGGATCGAGCTGAGCCGTGAGGTCACCAAGCGCAACAGCGAGGCGTACTTCCGGACCCTCGTGCAGAACGCCTCGGACGTCATCCTGATCCTCGACGAAACCGACCGGATCCGTTACGCCAGCCCCTCGGCCGATCAGGTGCTCGGCTACCCCAACATGGAGCAGACGCTTCTGACGGACCTCGTGCCTCCGCAGAACTCCCGCGCCGTCGTCCAGTCGCTCGCCCAGATGCGGCAGCGCAACGACCGCAACCGGCGGGAGACCTGGCAGATGGTACGCGTGGACCACTCGACCATCGAGGCGGAGGTCAGGTTCAGCGACCTGCGGCAAGAGGCCACGGTCGGCGGACTCGTCCTCACCCTCCGGGACGTCACCGAGCAACGCGCGCTGGAGCGCGAGCTCACCCACCGGGCCTTCCACGACTCGCTCACCGGCATGGCGAACCGGCTGCTGTTCCAGGACCGGATCAACCACGCGCTCGCGCAGAGTCAGCGCGAGGGGACGGTCGTCGGTGTCCTGTTCGTCGACGTGGACGACTTCAAGGTCGTGAACGACATCCACGGGCACGCCGTCGGCGACGAGCTGCTGGTCGCCGTCTCGCTGCGGCTGTCGACCACGGTCCGCGCGTCCGACACGGCGGCGCGCATCGGCGGTGACGAGTTCGCGCTGCTCGTCGAGGACTCGGTGACGCCGGCGGACGTCGAGACCTTCGCCGACCACGTGATGGGCGTGTTCGCCGAGCCGTTCCGGCTCAGCGTGGGCCAGGTGAGCGTCTACGCCAGCGTGGGCATCGCGACGACCGATGACAGCTTCGACGCGGTCGAACTGCTGGCACACGCCGATCTGGCCCTCTACGAGGCGAAGACCGCCGGAAAGCGCCAGTGGCGCCGCTACCGGCCGGCTCTGCAGGAAGGCATGGCGGAGCGGCACGAACTCCAGGAGAGTCTGGACCAGGCGCCGATAGAGACGTCGTTCACGGTCCTCTACCAGCCGATCGTCGACCTGGCCAGCGGGGCGGCCGCAGGATTCGAGGCGTTGGTCCGCTGGCCGCACGCCACGCGTGGCGTGGTGCTTCCGGAGGAGTTCATCAGCCTGGCCGAGGAGAGCGGCCGGATCATTCCCCTCGGCGCCTGGGTGCTCAGCGAGGCGGTGACCGAGACCATTCGGATGCAGACCCTCGTCCAGGCGGACACGTGGGCGACGGATCGCCACTCGCCGTACATGAGCGTGAACGTGTCTCCACGGCAGTTCAGGGACGAGGGGTTCGTCGACCGGGTCCGCCAGGTTCTCGACGCGTCCCAGCTCCCGCCGTCCTCCCTGGTTCTCGAACTCACGGAGAGCGTCCTGATGCGCCATGACGACCGTGTCCTGGCCGACATGCGGGCCATCACCGACCTCGGCGTCCGTATCGCGATCGACGACTTCGGAACGGGCTACTCGTCGCTGAGCTACCTGCGCGACTTCCCGATCTCGCTCCTCAAGATCGACAAGTCGTTCATCGACGAACTCGGGCGCTCCCCGCAGCAGTACGCCCTCGTCGAGGGCATCGTCCACCTCGCCGACACCCTCGGGGTCAAGGTGATCGCGGAGGGAATCGAGAACCAGAACCAGCTGGAACTGCTGCTGTCCATGGGCTGCCCGCTCGGCCAGGGCTTCCTGTTCGCTCGTCCGCTCGCCGCCGACCGGGCCGAATCCTTCGTCCTGGCGCCGAACGCCGACCACCTGGGGAACTGGAGCAGGAGCGCTTCCCAGTAG
- a CDS encoding TerD family protein has product MSQRLEPMVVRQTHRLPAPSGPAGQGGVAARQFDAALMSVGFKLSAGLLEHLSGLAEETVVDTAVRTLDAVREMAGDHVGHNTYFIDFPANVPDTFDFWMRCIAGALADDTTREGTLAQLRTGVVDLLTLPGYGNYQHTYAEMLAAHDELIAAAGDRMTVLHLGGALDDEITALYLALAGSSTPLGEDGLRDLRVIARHCVDGPQPEAIPVRENRALVNLARLDAGASLLLDTVTDVLRLACALSDGDVTLAEPTRFRSLSRPVRRALLAGLDAVVAAAPVKLADVIAHREAFKRLGERLHPHEYPRWPHAADVFAVARGEKEVRSFDGQVEDLLHAGDVIGAARLLSAAPGKLFRALDRLLRACRAQDERDAVTAAAERATPQAAGRVLLSVREHLHNRATDETAGRRVFANRLGRAWVTPDTRPPLPAPERKRLIDALDAEIRRRLPDPGQLLIDPDILDVALPLSGNATTAGLGVLPRGSLSRVDGELLRFFVYWKQACCTTDFDLSALLLSDSYRTICWLSYTELTQLEGEHSGDITEAPDGASEFINLRLGATRGSFIVPQVNIFDGEGFEEVEESFFGFMLRDAEQQGRPFEPRTVRMKSDLRGPGRVALPVAFLRGPDGTWRAKWLHVYLKGNPASNRVEGNRVSVATLLRGIVERDYLTVRYLTELMGGTATLWDGGALPAGPVTYIGLERPDGLHPASVVITPENLRDLIPA; this is encoded by the coding sequence ATGTCCCAGCGCCTCGAACCCATGGTCGTCCGGCAGACGCACCGCCTCCCCGCCCCCTCCGGGCCCGCCGGGCAAGGAGGCGTCGCAGCACGGCAGTTCGACGCCGCGCTGATGTCCGTCGGCTTCAAGCTCTCGGCCGGCCTGCTGGAGCACCTGTCGGGGCTGGCCGAGGAGACGGTCGTCGACACCGCCGTGCGCACGCTGGACGCCGTCCGCGAGATGGCCGGCGACCACGTCGGGCACAACACCTACTTCATCGACTTCCCCGCCAACGTCCCGGACACGTTCGACTTCTGGATGCGGTGCATCGCCGGGGCGCTCGCCGACGACACCACGCGCGAGGGCACGCTCGCCCAGCTGCGCACCGGCGTGGTCGACCTGCTGACCCTCCCCGGCTACGGCAACTACCAGCACACGTACGCCGAGATGCTCGCCGCCCACGACGAGCTGATCGCCGCCGCGGGGGACCGCATGACGGTCCTGCACCTGGGCGGCGCCCTCGACGACGAGATCACCGCCCTGTACCTGGCCCTGGCGGGCAGCTCCACCCCGCTGGGCGAGGACGGCCTGCGCGACCTCCGCGTCATCGCCCGGCACTGCGTCGACGGGCCCCAGCCCGAGGCGATCCCCGTCCGGGAGAACCGCGCCCTCGTCAACCTCGCACGCCTCGACGCCGGTGCGAGCCTCCTCCTTGACACCGTCACCGACGTACTGCGCCTGGCCTGCGCGCTGTCGGACGGCGACGTGACCCTCGCGGAGCCGACCCGATTCCGCTCCCTCTCCCGCCCGGTGCGCCGCGCCCTGCTCGCCGGCCTGGACGCGGTCGTCGCCGCGGCGCCCGTCAAGCTGGCCGACGTCATCGCGCACCGCGAGGCGTTCAAGCGACTCGGCGAGCGCCTCCACCCGCACGAGTACCCGCGCTGGCCGCACGCCGCGGACGTGTTCGCCGTCGCCCGGGGCGAGAAGGAAGTCCGCTCCTTCGACGGCCAGGTCGAGGACCTCCTCCACGCCGGGGACGTCATCGGGGCGGCACGGCTGCTGTCGGCCGCCCCGGGCAAGCTGTTCCGCGCCCTGGACCGCCTGCTGCGCGCCTGCCGCGCCCAGGACGAGCGCGACGCCGTCACGGCCGCCGCCGAGCGGGCCACCCCGCAGGCCGCCGGCCGGGTCCTGCTGTCGGTCCGCGAGCACCTCCACAACCGGGCCACGGACGAGACCGCCGGGCGCCGCGTCTTCGCCAACCGCCTCGGCCGCGCCTGGGTCACCCCCGACACCCGCCCGCCCCTGCCCGCGCCCGAACGCAAGCGCCTGATCGACGCCCTCGACGCCGAGATACGCCGCCGCCTCCCCGATCCCGGACAGCTGCTGATCGACCCCGACATCCTCGACGTCGCCCTCCCCCTCAGCGGCAACGCGACCACCGCCGGACTCGGCGTGCTCCCCCGCGGCTCCCTCTCCCGCGTCGACGGCGAACTGCTCCGCTTCTTCGTCTACTGGAAGCAGGCCTGCTGCACCACCGACTTCGACCTCTCCGCGCTGCTCCTGAGCGACTCCTACCGGACCATCTGCTGGCTGTCCTACACCGAACTCACCCAGCTCGAAGGCGAGCACTCCGGCGACATCACCGAAGCCCCTGACGGCGCCTCGGAGTTCATCAACCTGCGTCTGGGCGCCACGCGCGGCAGCTTCATCGTCCCGCAGGTCAACATCTTCGACGGGGAGGGCTTCGAGGAGGTCGAGGAGTCCTTCTTCGGCTTCATGCTGCGTGACGCCGAACAGCAGGGCCGCCCCTTCGAACCGCGCACCGTCCGCATGAAGTCCGACCTGCGCGGGCCCGGCCGGGTCGCCCTGCCCGTGGCGTTCCTGCGCGGGCCGGACGGCACCTGGCGCGCCAAGTGGCTGCACGTCTACCTCAAGGGCAACCCGGCCTCCAACCGGGTCGAGGGCAACCGGGTCTCCGTCGCGACGCTGCTGCGCGGCATCGTCGAGCGCGACTACCTCACGGTCCGTTACCTCACCGAGCTGATGGGCGGCACCGCCACCCTGTGGGACGGCGGGGCGCTCCCGGCAGGCCCCGTCACCTACATCGGCCTGGAACGCCCGGACGGCCTGCACCCGGCGTCCGTGGTCATCACCCCGGAAAATCTGCGCGACCTGATCCCCGCCTGA
- a CDS encoding sensor histidine kinase yields MSIRPEEKPPVVRSLGLRFGLLAALIVLVGSAGVAGAVRDGSDEIVGAVIAALVVAAVVTALTITVRTARAVTGPLADVEAALGRLARAEHPTTRVRPRGPAEIQAIARSANAVADETDRMRDRESERARLAAAAREAGIAIRSGLDVDQILDRAATGIGQALRADGVILFLAGDDSSTAPAARAWSAKHGSLPAHEVRGLPPLPADMVHDHHARGTSWYVDDVRRFVADGEPVPGAPGSFGRTGLPARLRDTLAAMRAVSVLAVAFGPPGKPMGEVVLVRETPGDVWRPAEIEATEPIVAGLGRALQQARVHRQETAVVERLRALDKTRNDFLSNVSHELRTPLTSIGGYVELLQDESGPLSDDQRHMLTVVGRNVVRLTELIEDLLTISRIESGSFTSDRRPVDVRRLAEVAVDMATPAASAAAITLEGDCGEEPVLVLGDHDQLDRALRNLVSNAIKFTPSGGKVTVGAALHRGQVRLRVSDTGIGIPENDQKDLFNRFFRASNAVDLSIPGTGLGLAIVHAIVANHGGTLEVHSRENEGTTITADLPPLDRRS; encoded by the coding sequence GTGAGCATCCGTCCCGAGGAGAAGCCGCCGGTCGTCCGCAGCCTCGGCCTGCGCTTCGGGCTGCTGGCGGCACTCATCGTGCTGGTCGGCTCGGCCGGGGTGGCCGGTGCCGTGCGCGACGGTTCGGACGAGATCGTCGGCGCCGTGATCGCCGCCCTCGTCGTGGCGGCCGTGGTGACGGCGTTGACCATCACCGTCCGTACCGCCCGAGCCGTCACCGGCCCGCTCGCGGACGTCGAGGCGGCGCTCGGTCGGCTCGCCCGCGCGGAGCACCCGACGACCCGTGTGCGGCCGAGGGGACCGGCCGAGATCCAGGCGATCGCCCGGTCGGCCAACGCCGTCGCCGACGAGACCGACCGGATGCGTGATCGCGAGAGTGAACGCGCCCGCCTGGCGGCCGCAGCGCGCGAGGCGGGCATCGCCATCCGCTCCGGCCTCGACGTCGACCAGATCCTCGACCGCGCCGCCACGGGAATCGGCCAGGCGCTGCGCGCGGACGGGGTCATCCTCTTCCTCGCCGGGGACGACAGCTCCACCGCCCCCGCCGCGAGGGCCTGGAGCGCGAAGCACGGCAGCCTGCCTGCGCACGAGGTGCGCGGGCTGCCTCCGCTGCCGGCGGACATGGTCCACGACCACCATGCTCGCGGGACGAGTTGGTACGTCGACGACGTCCGCAGGTTCGTCGCCGACGGCGAACCGGTGCCCGGCGCCCCCGGCTCCTTCGGCCGCACCGGCCTGCCCGCACGGCTCCGCGACACGCTGGCGGCGATGCGGGCCGTCTCCGTCCTGGCGGTGGCGTTCGGGCCCCCCGGGAAGCCGATGGGGGAGGTCGTCCTGGTCCGCGAGACCCCCGGGGACGTCTGGCGGCCGGCCGAGATCGAGGCCACCGAGCCGATCGTCGCCGGCCTCGGCCGGGCCCTGCAGCAGGCCCGGGTCCACCGTCAGGAGACCGCCGTGGTCGAGCGGCTCCGTGCCCTGGACAAGACCAGGAACGACTTCCTGTCCAACGTCTCCCACGAACTCAGGACCCCTCTGACCAGCATCGGCGGCTACGTCGAGCTGCTGCAGGACGAGAGTGGGCCGCTCTCGGACGACCAGCGGCACATGCTGACCGTGGTGGGCCGCAACGTCGTCAGGCTGACCGAACTGATCGAGGACCTGCTCACCATCTCGCGGATCGAGTCCGGGTCGTTCACCTCCGACAGGCGGCCGGTCGACGTGCGGCGCCTCGCCGAGGTGGCCGTCGACATGGCGACGCCCGCGGCCTCGGCGGCCGCGATCACCCTCGAGGGCGACTGCGGAGAGGAACCCGTCCTCGTCCTCGGCGACCACGACCAGTTGGACCGGGCCCTGAGGAACCTGGTGTCCAACGCCATCAAGTTCACCCCGAGCGGCGGGAAGGTGACCGTCGGCGCCGCCCTGCACCGCGGCCAGGTGCGGCTCAGGGTCAGCGACACCGGCATCGGCATCCCCGAGAACGACCAGAAGGACCTGTTCAACCGCTTCTTCCGCGCCTCGAACGCCGTCGACCTCTCCATCCCCGGTACCGGACTGGGGCTTGCCATCGTCCACGCCATCGTGGCGAATCACGGCGGCACGCTGGAGGTCCACTCCCGGGAGAACGAAGGCACCACGATCACCGCGGACCTTCCGCCGCTCGACCGTCGGAGCTGA
- a CDS encoding MFS transporter: protein MLSTYRRLFAPPGTFAFSATGFVARMPLAMTGVGIVTMLSQVRGGYRLAGAVAATVALATAALGPLVGRLVDRHGQRRVALPATAMSVTALGVLVLLARLDAPAWTLFVPAIAAGCAPSMGALVRARWAEIYRGQPLLHVAYSLESVLDEVIFIIGPILAVGLSTEGFPEAGPLLAMCLLAVGVVLFSRQRRTEPPPHPAAPHLRGTALRTRGLGVLTLDFVAVGAIFGSVDVATVAFAGEHHHKAYASVLLALYALGSFVAGLGFGAMTLRSPLSRQFLVGVMTMTASVVTLEFVPNPAVLAGALLVSGMSIAPTIITAMGLVERLVPAAQLTEGITWTVTGLAVGTALGSSSAGWVVDAAGASRGYGVTAAAGLLATAIALLGMNRLRPATKPSAADAAVDGRVDEALGESQGSPGNRGGS, encoded by the coding sequence GTGCTGTCCACCTATCGCCGGCTGTTCGCCCCGCCCGGAACCTTCGCCTTCTCCGCCACCGGCTTCGTCGCCCGGATGCCCCTGGCGATGACCGGCGTGGGCATCGTGACCATGCTGTCCCAGGTGCGTGGCGGGTACCGGCTGGCGGGTGCGGTCGCCGCCACCGTCGCGTTGGCCACCGCGGCGCTCGGTCCGCTGGTCGGCCGGCTGGTCGACCGCCACGGTCAGCGCCGGGTCGCGCTGCCCGCGACGGCCATGAGCGTCACGGCCCTGGGCGTGCTCGTGCTGTTGGCCCGCCTGGACGCACCGGCCTGGACCCTGTTCGTCCCGGCGATCGCGGCGGGCTGCGCACCGAGCATGGGCGCGCTGGTCAGGGCCCGCTGGGCGGAGATCTATCGGGGCCAGCCGCTCCTGCACGTCGCCTACTCGCTGGAGTCGGTACTCGATGAGGTGATCTTCATCATCGGTCCGATCCTCGCGGTCGGGCTGTCCACCGAGGGGTTCCCCGAAGCGGGACCGTTGCTGGCCATGTGCCTGCTGGCGGTCGGAGTGGTGCTCTTCTCCCGCCAGCGGCGTACCGAACCGCCCCCGCACCCCGCCGCGCCGCACCTGAGGGGCACCGCGCTTCGAACCCGTGGGCTCGGTGTCCTGACGCTGGATTTCGTGGCGGTCGGTGCGATCTTCGGATCGGTCGACGTCGCGACGGTGGCGTTCGCCGGCGAGCACCACCACAAGGCGTACGCCAGCGTGCTCCTCGCTCTCTACGCGCTCGGCTCGTTCGTGGCGGGACTGGGCTTCGGCGCGATGACTCTGCGCAGCCCGCTCTCCAGGCAGTTCCTCGTCGGCGTCATGACGATGACGGCGAGCGTGGTCACCTTGGAGTTCGTTCCGAACCCGGCGGTGCTGGCGGGAGCGCTCCTCGTCTCCGGGATGTCCATCGCCCCGACCATCATCACCGCCATGGGGCTGGTGGAACGCCTGGTCCCGGCCGCACAGCTGACCGAGGGCATCACCTGGACCGTCACCGGACTGGCGGTCGGCACGGCGTTGGGCTCTTCGAGTGCGGGCTGGGTGGTGGACGCGGCCGGGGCCTCGAGGGGTTACGGCGTGACGGCCGCAGCCGGGCTGCTCGCCACCGCCATCGCGCTGCTGGGCATGAACCGGCTGCGCCCCGCTACGAAGCCGTCGGCAGCCGACGCCGCCGTGGACGGACGCGTGGATGAGGCGCTGGGCGAGTCCCAGGGCTCGCCGGGCAATCGCGGAGGCTCATGA
- a CDS encoding glycosyltransferase family 2 protein, producing the protein MTGASAAAPQDLLHQVIALCDVVIMVYFLAINTFNLVLIGLSCGELVRHARRAPFAGYDDIVSSPFTPPVSLLVPAHNEEAGIVEAVDAMLLLHHPCFEVVVIDDGSTDGSVDRLCEAFDLVEVPFVVPDDVPVRGAVEAVYISRGGPVPLRVVHKANGGKADALNVGINVARYPLLCMVDADSLIDSQALLAVSKPFADDPLRVVACGGVVAVANGCTVAAGRVVRVRMPRKLLPRIQVVEYLRAFLLGRLGWSRVGGLLVISGAFGLFRREAVIAVGGMDPDCIGEDAELVVRLHRHLREQGSDYRIVFVGEPISWSEAPTTLSLLGRQRRRWQRGLTEILLKHRQAIGNARYGRVGLVALPFYVLFELLAPVVEVAGVVLMPLGLLLGAVDVSFMWRFLLVAYGYALVVSLLALVAEEYAFHRYPRWQDTGAALVGAVAENLGYRQFTAWWRLRGTWEGVRRSPQEWGTMTRQGFADQSKAGR; encoded by the coding sequence GTGACCGGCGCGTCTGCGGCCGCCCCGCAGGACCTGCTGCACCAGGTGATCGCCCTCTGCGACGTCGTGATCATGGTGTACTTCCTCGCCATCAACACCTTCAACCTGGTACTGATCGGCCTCTCCTGCGGCGAACTCGTCCGGCACGCGCGCCGAGCGCCGTTCGCCGGCTACGACGACATCGTCTCCAGCCCGTTCACCCCGCCGGTGTCCCTCCTGGTCCCGGCGCACAACGAGGAGGCCGGAATCGTCGAGGCGGTGGATGCCATGCTCCTGCTGCACCATCCGTGCTTCGAGGTGGTCGTCATCGACGACGGGTCCACCGACGGCAGCGTGGACCGGCTGTGCGAGGCGTTCGACCTCGTCGAGGTGCCGTTCGTGGTGCCCGATGACGTCCCGGTGCGCGGCGCCGTGGAGGCCGTCTACATCTCCCGGGGCGGGCCCGTGCCGCTGCGGGTGGTGCACAAGGCCAACGGCGGCAAGGCGGATGCCCTCAACGTCGGCATCAACGTGGCCCGGTACCCGCTGCTGTGCATGGTGGACGCCGACTCCCTCATCGACTCGCAGGCCCTGCTCGCCGTCTCCAAGCCCTTCGCCGACGATCCGCTGCGGGTCGTCGCCTGCGGGGGAGTCGTGGCCGTCGCGAACGGCTGCACCGTCGCCGCCGGCCGCGTCGTCAGGGTGCGGATGCCCCGGAAACTCCTGCCGCGGATCCAGGTCGTGGAGTACCTGCGCGCGTTCCTGCTCGGCCGCCTCGGCTGGTCGAGGGTCGGCGGCCTGCTGGTGATCTCGGGTGCGTTCGGGCTGTTCCGGCGCGAGGCCGTCATCGCGGTCGGCGGGATGGACCCGGACTGCATCGGCGAGGACGCGGAGTTGGTCGTCCGGCTCCACCGGCACCTGCGCGAACAGGGGAGCGACTACCGGATCGTCTTCGTCGGCGAGCCGATCTCCTGGAGCGAGGCCCCCACGACGCTGTCGTTGCTCGGGCGGCAGCGCCGGCGCTGGCAACGCGGTCTCACCGAGATCCTCCTCAAGCACCGGCAGGCGATCGGCAACGCCCGCTACGGCCGCGTCGGCCTGGTGGCCCTGCCCTTCTACGTCCTGTTCGAACTGCTCGCACCGGTCGTCGAGGTGGCCGGCGTGGTCCTGATGCCGCTCGGCCTGCTGCTCGGCGCCGTGGACGTGTCGTTCATGTGGCGCTTCCTGCTCGTCGCGTACGGCTACGCGCTGGTGGTGAGCCTGCTGGCGCTCGTCGCGGAGGAGTACGCCTTCCACCGTTACCCCCGGTGGCAGGACACCGGGGCCGCGCTCGTCGGGGCGGTCGCCGAGAACCTCGGTTACCGTCAGTTCACCGCCTGGTGGCGGTTGCGCGGCACGTGGGAGGGCGTGCGCCGCTCCCCGCAGGAGTGGGGCACCATGACGCGCCAGGGCTTCGCCGACCAATCGAAGGCAGGGAGGTGA